The Papaver somniferum cultivar HN1 chromosome 6, ASM357369v1, whole genome shotgun sequence genome segment AATAGTAAGTATTGTTGTTTTTTTGAGTTTCAGGTATAATTCATTGGTCATATAATTTAAACTTAGCTATGGATATCTAATATTATGTAGGAAAAGGTTAGGGAAATATATGAATTGGATTCTAACTCATCAACAGAAAAGCATTTGGATTCTGATGATTGCTTCTGCAGCCTGTAGGGAACATTTACGCATTGAgaaattgaaaaatcaaggtCTACAAACTCAGGTAGATGCGTTAGAGGCAAGATGTAATGTTTATGAGGCAGGGAGGCAAGATAACAACACTGCTGGACAAAAGCAGGTATAACAGGCTTGTTATAATTATTCTTTTCTGACATATTACTAACTAGCAAAACTTCGACTTCTTTCATTGGCCTATATGTGAGAGATCTTAATAATTGATGTGGCATTTTGACATTGATTTGACATATGTATTACATACATGAGCTAGAGGTGTAAACAAATTTACTTTTTCTTTACATTCTTTTCAAAACATCTTGATTGTTCGTtaatacaacaaaaaaattccatGCTCTTTTCTTGATTTTTAATCCTATTTAGACTATATTGTCCTGGATTTCCATATTGTTtgtaatttgtatatatatttcattaTGCATAATTTTATTTTCATGCACCAGTTCATATTTTGTTCACATTGGATTATACCTAAGTTTATTGTTTTCATTGTGGACAGGATCTAGCGACTGAATGGGTATTGAGAAATTTAACGAATAAAGAAGTTGCGCTTCGATGTGTTAATTTTAGTGCACCACCAAATCATGAAAACTATGATATCTCTCTATTGATGCATCAATAACAACATGGAACTGTGTTGGAGATATTTTTCTCTGTGAGAGAGATTGAATGGTCACAGCAACACGTCACTCTTGCACCTGGAAGTGAAATCTTATTGTTACTATTTTTTTCCTTCTCCTTTGTTGTTTTAGCTTTTTTTGTTGAACTTAGAGATGTTTGGGTTGTCAACTTACCTGAATACAAAGTTAATTTTATTGAATGAGTTTCATTTGTGTACAAAATTTCGTATGATGGTTTGTCtaagaaaacaattaaaaaaaaaggaaaaaaaatataaccGTATCGACTCAGTTGATCAAACAGATTCGCCTGAATCAAGACTCACCTGAAACTGACTCGGCTGAACTAGCCTGGGCTGAATCCAGCTGAATCTCTAACCAACCAATTTTGGACGTAAGGAGTCGATAGTTAATCTAAGACAAAATATATCCGTTATTAATTTATGTCAAATACAGTCCGTCCTATAAGTAATAGTACACCAAAAATGCGACAGACTTTATTACGGGCTTTATTTGTCTTAAAACCCATTTTTCGACAAATTCTAACCGTCCTAAAATCCGCATTCTGGACTAGTTTAAAATAGGAACCTTGGCTTTGTTCCCAAAGTTCACTACTCCACGAACAGATTCATCAAGATGGGAAAACAACTCCTTATCGCCATACATGAATTCTACAACCGGAGTCCAGAAACCAAGTGTTTTTGCTGTCACCATCTTCTTGTGAAATACTGCAAGCAAGGAACAACTTTTCTGGTTCCTCAATCTCTACAAAGTTTGCCTGCTCCGACTTCTTATTTGGCTTAAACCAACAAGTAGTGTCGTAGTGTCTAAGTTTTCCACAATGGTAGCATTCAACTTGGACTTATCTTTCTTGCACGGAGAACCATTTTTGCCTGGACTTGATAATGTTCCTTTGCTGGAGCTTCCGTTGTCAGTGATAAGGGCCTTGCTTTTCAAAGCATGTTCTAAAGAAGTTGTATTTCTATGCTTCATCCTGTACTCATAAGCACACAGTGAACCCTCTAATCCTTCAATGGTTAGAGTAGACATATCCTTTCCTTCTTCTATTGCAGCAACAACGTAATCAAAACTTTCTGTCAATGATCGCATAATCTTTTCAACTACACAATTATCAGCTAAAGTCTCACCATTAACTCTCAACTTATTCACAACAACTTGAACTCGAGAAAAATAATCAGAAATGGATTCAGATTCATTCATGGATAGAGATTCGAATTCACCTCGTAAGGTTTGCAACCTTACACTTTTCACCTTGTCGCCTTTGTAAGCTTTCTGCAAGATGTCCCacgcttgcttagatgttttcgcagctgaaatcttttcaaaaactgCGTCATGAAGGGCTTGATATATATATGAAGTACAAGGTTTTCTTGTCCTTCTTTCTGTTCTCTCTCAAATCATCTTTTTGGGCTTGAGGAAGAGCTGCACCAACTGCCGGATCTACATCGAAGAAACCAGCCTCAACAATCTCCATAAGCTCCTGAAAACCAAACAAGACTTTCATCTGGATGCTCCATCGATCATAATTCTTCCCACTAAACTGTGGAACTTGGGGCTGTACTGAATCTTTCATTGTAGCTTTTTACCAAACACCTAATCTGCAAGACTGTAAACAGCGGAAACTGAAGGATCGTATCTAGCTCTCGATGCCAAACGTAGGATAATAGTACCTGCAATATACTACCAGGCACACAAAGAAATAGCAGAAGAAGAATTGAATCGAAAAGAAATGTTTATTGATCACTCAATTCGATACTCAGTTCACTTGAGAAGCAATGAACTGCAGCTCACCTTTTATAGGTGTTCACATGAAATATAACCAGTAGAAACTACCCAGTAAACTAGCAAacaagagctgataaaccttctATATAGTTGGGATAGCTAAAGAACAATTGACTGGCTtattcaaatgaaactaatttGAAAACAGTAAAATGGAAACTTATCTAGTTTGCGATTAAACTCCAACAGTCGGTCACCTCAGAAAAGGACTACTCGTTGCTCACGATGGTGAGACTTCTCCTCAGTAGGACAGTCACAATTATAATGATACTGGTTGgtaaattcatttattttttttaaaaaaaaattagctaATTTATTAACAGAAACAAAAATTGCAATAAAGAACCGGTTATAAAGGAGAATATTAAGGAACCGGTTTGTCATTCACATTATAAGttttgtctatatatatatatggtttttAAAAATGCTTAAACCATTTTCAAACTAATTTAAATATTTAGGGTAGATGATTGATCAAAAATCATCCATTATGTTCATGTGCTCTTGCATACTTTTATCTAATATCATATGTACACATTCATTCTGCtttaaaaacaaaattgtatGCATTCTTATTATCTATATTGTTCAAGATCCTTTGAACTTCATCTGTTATCATCCATCTAAGTGTTTTGATTATTTGTTTGATAAGTGGTTTCAACCATATGtagatttttctttttagttttagttttctcGTATGTCTCGAAAAATCTGAAAAATGTACTTATGCGCTTTTAAATATTTTCTAAGATCTCTTTTCTTAAGTTAACAATTTTCATACAGTTTAGAAACTTAACACAATAAACAGTAATAAAGCAGCTACTTATAGGTGTGTATTTGGGGTGTATGACATTCATGCATTAGTTCTAATATTTTTTTCGGTGGGAGAACCTTTATCATGATAAACAATGATTCATTGTAATTTTGTTCTCAGACATCAATAAATATCCAAAAACAAGTTATTTGCTCTTAATATTCTGTTATTACACCATTTGCCAAAAAAGGTATTCTGTTATTACATCAAGTTCTAGTTGCttagaaatagaaaaaaaaaattaagtaatGGACTCTACAATTGTTATTGGGACAATGTTCTAAAGCCCAGTGATGGGGTATTATACATCTTATTGTTTTATGGAAAactaggcgcaggcccaaaaaaaaaaatattctcattgtccGGCCagcaattaattttaggtaccgtgacacccataattatttccatgacacccataattatatgaaattgttaaaaatgtctgcatgatggATTATGCATCCGGATGACGGGTTATTCATCAGGTGTATAAttgacaacgcaacttggatataacatatctaaaaatccgttccttggaattttacaaattttatatcgttggaaatctttctAAGAGAGatatgcaacgagtacaaactAGAATATCAAAtgtttgtttttcacgaaaaaatcggaggtgatcatcattttaggcaaaattttcgaaaatttgatacataaccaatatgcagccaccaaaaaagatgcataacacattctgcagacgcataacgaattatgcaaccattttctccactgcataacaaattatgcatttggataacaaagttatgcatgtataacaagttatgcaaccattgttttggttgattttagtgcgtacataaaaaaaaaaattgatgcataatgcagtatgcatccatatttacggatgcatatcaggttatgcatctattatctcgatgcataaaatatcgtgcaacaattttctcgatgcataatccattatgcagccatattttcggatgcataacaggttatgcatccattttcaagactgcataacatgttatgcagatattattgtaggtgcatgaccggttatgcagtctttgtttttattggtttcaatagtgacaaaaaagttgctgcataacgtgttatgcaaccattttctggactgcataacaagttatgcaacaaattttgtagatgcaaaacaggttatgcatccattttcacgattgcataacatattatgcagacATTTACTCGACTTTTAGTTCTGTAGTTAGTTCTGGTATGTCAATCCCTCGCGCAACAACATCTACTGCTACCATAATTGGAGTTGCGCCAGTCTTGAACGATTTCAAAGCTTGTTCACGCTCCTGCATATTATTGCAACCACACATTCCCATTTCCTTAAAATCACGGTTCGTAGAAGCTGAAATATCCAATTCAATTACAACCAAGTATTTCAAAATTCGTCTATTCAAGCTTCCTGGGAGTAACCCTTGCGACTGACTGCTCCAGACAGCGCCAAAGACCCATTGCAGTCGCCAAATTGAGAACACAAACCCATTAGTGCCCATCAATCCACATCCATAGCAACACAATCAAGCTGCAGCATCATATGCTCTTACTTCCCTACAACCTTGTAGACAACATTTCCACAGTTCCAGCTGAACTTCTAACCTGCactgtatcttcttctcagttgctTCAACAGCAGCTACAACTCCATTCTATGATCTTCCCTATCTCGGAAACTAGCATATATCTCAAGCTTCAACCATTCCCTGTACTCAGCTGTAATTAATCGTTCACAGCTCCATAACCTCCACCTGCATCATTTCAGTTCAGTTCCTACAGCTCATTGCACAACATACTCAAGCCACTCTTCTACAACCATCTCCTGTAGCTCATATAAAATCTGACTGCAACCATTTACAGTACTATTTCTCCTTTAACTGCAGCTCCTGCTTCATGTACTTCTGCAACAGTTCAACACCACCAGAACTACCACCAATAGCAATTCCTTGTAATTCCAGCATACACAACATATTATTATCCATACCAAAACCGTCTTGCTTCCATATTCAATCTTAAACCCATCTCAACATAATGCAACTGTAACTTCTATACCCTTTTCTTTTCGTCTATCAAACCCCGATCTTTAGTTCATCTCACCTGACTCCATCAAATAATGGCAACAACATAACCTTATTCCATATTTTCTCATTACAACAGTGGCTTGTTCTTCCATGTATCTTCTTGATTTTACTTGATGTTGAAATCTTCTTAACCCTTCAAGCATCGCCACTAACTTTAATTGCATCAGATCCTGCCTTCTTCAAATCGTATCAAACCCACCAGTTTTCAATCAATCACTTCTATAATCAAAACCCAACTCATAATCTCATAAATCCATCACCTCATGAACATCTTTTCCTTCATTTCACGAACCAACATCATCTtccttcttgttcttctcttcaAACCCTTGAAACAACTTTTCTTTGATCCGAAAGCATCAATCAATCTCACCCACTAATTCTCTTTCAGATACCCACCTTCTGATTCTTGACTTcccatagaaaccctaaatctccaCTAATCCTTCAACAATTTCTCCATCTGAGTTCCTGACCTAAATTGGTGGAAGACGATATTGTCGCCTCTTTGAGAACTGAGAGTActtatgaaggaaaaaaaaaatcagaattttagaaaatatgggttTCGTAAAATTTTATCCCAAAATATGGGTGCGCGTGTGAAGATTTTTGTCCGTGAGTTTCACGATgaagaaaatctgaaaaatgggtctccctgtagttttcacttatgGTATTTGAACGATGTCAACCGTATGTTTACTGAATATTTTCATTCAAATTTTTTTATACACAACATCCACCATTCATGTGTTACATACAGTTTGGGATGATCTCTGCCAAGAATATCGATAACGATGGCCGGATAACCAGCAAAGTGACTAGAACATGACAAATACAGACAATCTCATTTCTTGAGTAACTTACGATTCTAATGATTATCAATTAGGCAATCCATTCTTTAAAACAATAAAATCCACCTTATTCGGAAAACAAACTTTCCGTGTATCACTCCTACCGATTACAAATTTTTCAACCATCCGTAAGTAGCCGTCGTATTTTACTTTGTACAAATAACAATTAGGTGAAAAAGTCGATCAATAACTTAATTTCAAAGAATACCACAAACAACCTGCATTTCCAAATGTGTTTATTCCGAAATATATGAAATATCGCGCGCAAGTTAATAAATACTACATGACATGTAAGAGTATAAAATAATAGTAGTCCCGCCATCTCGAACTTAGCACCAAAATGCATTTTTTTCCTCCGAAAATCCGACCTCCAATCAACCCTATAAAAAACTTTCTTAATAACAATTTCGCAAATCACCCGAGATCGCCCGAACTTTGCCTTGAGGCTATGAACTCATTTCCAATTAGGATACAATCCCCGATTGGTTTACTCTTTAAGTACATACACACATTGCTAAGATGAAATTACTACCTTCAGTCTGATAGCACGGACCTTCGAAATAGTCTTGTAGACACTATCGAGCATATTTATAGTTTTCTCCAATAGCTCATATGCAAAGCT includes the following:
- the LOC113286892 gene encoding uncharacterized protein LOC113286892 isoform X2 — protein: MDKSRCEYSSEETVDRSRCEITCREHLRIEKLKNQGLQTQVDALEARCNVYEAGRQDNNTAGQKQDLATEWVLRNLTNKEVALRCVNFSAPPNHENYDISLLMHQ
- the LOC113286892 gene encoding uncharacterized protein LOC113286892 isoform X1, with the translated sequence MDKSRCEYSSEETVDRSRCEIRGRLTKILMNKCKACREHLRIEKLKNQGLQTQVDALEARCNVYEAGRQDNNTAGQKQDLATEWVLRNLTNKEVALRCVNFSAPPNHENYDISLLMHQ